The genomic DNA GTCATCATACACGCATGTTTGTGTATTAATATAATACATAAATACCggtaaattatataaaataaatatttattgttaattaattaaataatattatttaatattaatatgatttattttataaaaatcttaatataaaaaataaatagaaattaaattattaatcataatttaaattaCTATCTTATATCACCTGAAAAATTGATGAGATATAAAATTGGATAGATGTGACtgtgattttttttcaaaaaaattatgaGATACAAATGGATTGATAAGACTTTATTGTATGCAAAAAGAGTCCAAACAAATGAATTGATGTGTTGTAATATAAAAAGGATAAGAAGGAGAAAATTGTAGTAAAAAATatagaggaagaggagagaagagaatgaTGGAGAGATTATGAGGATTGAGGTAATGAGAAAAAGTGATGTAGATAGTTGAAATTAAGTTATGCGTCTCTAATTTAAAAATGATATAAAGttgaaattattaataaatcttaaaattaactTATCCAGATTGTCATTCAAGCACCCGCGGTTGTCCTTAAATTACAGTCCGCTGCAAGCGTTTTCCGATTTACCCTTATGGCCGATGGAAAACTTTCGTGAGGCCGGACTGATCACCCCAACTTCGACGTTACCTAGCttggttaataatttttttaaaaatctattgaAACATCTTCAATAGTTAGAGCTAAATGATTTTTGTATGGTCTAATTAATAATATGTAATTGTATGATTACATGTATATTACATCAATTAAttgatgataaaaaaataattttgaagtttcatTATTACTTTTGAAATACAAAGTCAAACCTTACATTACAATAGTTCAAAATTTGTTgttcaactcttttttttttataaatttctttaaaatcttgtattGAAGATGTCCTTAGTGGTTGAtgaaagaaatgattttaaaaatttcacAACCTTATGTGTGCGTCAATTGCTGTATTCCTGACCCTTCAAATTTTTTGTCTCTCTCAATATTTTGCAAAATAAACTAAGCATTTAGACACATGAGGGTACCTTTAGTTAGTAACCTAATTAACTGAACATTGAATGCAAAACATGACAATTAAATTACAATTACGTCCGTTAACATGACCAGTTAGAAAATGAATCAAAGATTTAAACAATAGATGCTATTTTAGAAATGCAATTAATCGTTAATATAgagagataatttttaaaaattaaatatgaaaatatttgaaaaaaatataattcacttataaaatatgatattagTTGGACATCCTCaataacaatcctaaaaattaagaaaaaaatccATATTCTAATCGTTTAGCACTGTCAGTTAAATGTGAGGATCCACATCCACTTCCCAACCGAAACAACTTCCACAATATCAAGAGATACACTTTAATATGAACTAAAACAAGATCATGAGTGGGTTGAGTTGGGAAGTGAAGCAAAGCATTGGTAGGACTCCATTTGTAAAAGATAATGTAGTTAATGGTTGGTTTAGTCAAAAGTTTCTCTTGGAGCacaaaacaaataataataaataatggtTCACATGCAAATCTCCAATCCTTGTTTACTTGTAGAACAATCAATAGATTATCCTAATCACTTGTGATTATTCTAGGTGAGCACTCGAGCACACTAAGGAACAAGATGCAAATATTTAAGTACTTTTTTCTCGTGGCACGGGCTCAGAGTGAGGAGGGAAAGGAAAAACAATGCGTAGTGGCCTTTCGGTGAGCTATAGAAAATGGACAACACAGAGGCTGATCAAGTTCCAAAgctagtttagtttagtttagtccATTAAGAAAATGATTATTAGTACTAATAAGAGTTGAATAGATTATGTACAACAAATTTCCTATaatgggaagaaaaaaaaaatcatacagcTTCGTCGTCATCATCATCAGTGTCGAGTTCAAGACCTTCTGCAGCTAAAAGTTGACTGATGGCCTTTTTCTTGTCTTCCTCTGCCTTTTTCCGCATCAAATCCCTCTTCCTCAGTACTAGCGTGTGTCTCTTCAGGGTGCTGGAGAAATACTCGATAGATGCCTTCTTTTCCCTCGCTAatatcttcctctcttcctcaGGATCAATCTGAAATATGGTAAAGTTATCAAGCAAGTGTATTGATTGTCGAACAGATTATGCACACTACAAATTTTCAACGGGTACCATAACATGCGATGTTATATAGATTCAAGACATCCAGAACACATATATAGAATATTTTGGAAGCTAGATAAATATGAAGATGGTTATGGATCAATTTCCTCTAAATCAAGTAACATCAAATGGATGAATAACAATAATGGCTAAGTTAGGAACATATAACAGGTTCCTTTTTTATCATAAACATGTCATTTGAGTGCAATTGTTCTTTCAAACCTTTGATCGGGAGAGACGACGTGCTCTCAGGTTCAACTCGCGCTGCTGTTGTTCAGCCCAAGCAGCAATTGCCATATCTCCTCGCTGGTCAAATGCTTTTCGCTTTTTCATTAACCACTCCACCCATGCTTGAGAAGCCTGATAGATGCAAAAAAAGAGAGATGTTGGGAAATCACGGAATAAAATAGTTTCATCACCGAGATGAAATAGGCCAGAAGTAGCACCGCAACACTTTAGgatgaaacttaaaaatttatttatgcaaCACATTTTTTATCAGCTAAACTTTCAATTAAAAAATGCTTTGGAATGAGCTTCCAGTCCTCGTTCTCAAAAATGGTGAAAGTAAACTTCATGGTGAAAAATGTCTGCACTCATtcaaataaatcatctcacagcCGTAGCTGTATCATCATATATTAGGGTAAAAGAAGTAGAATGTCTTCCTCCCTCTGTTTTTTTTCACCAGTTGGAGCCTTGCTGGCAGTGTGTATCTCTCTGTCTCTCCGTTCTGATAATTGTTGTGCGCCGGGAATCCCATTAACAAGAATTGATGGTTCAATTCAGAATTAAGCTTAGAAAATAATCAGAAGTTATGCCGAACTTAAACAAGTCAAGCAAATGAAACTACTTCTAAATGACAAAATGGCAGGTGTTCAAAAAAACGTAGCTATTGTTTTTGACACTACTCAACTTTACCATGACAGTTTTGTGGTTCACTCAGTTGATTTTCAACGATCAAACAAGTTGAACTTGTAATTCACATTTATTGCACAATACACACCTTCATAGGATTGACACGGTGATCTTTGTCATATTGTCGTCTTTTTTCTACATCTATTAGAAGCTCATAAGCAGCTTGTATTTTGATAAATCGAGCTTCAGCGGTTTCTCCTTCCACAAGATTTCCTCTTCCATCATAGACTTAAAAGGAAAGAGAAATAGTATCAGCTGGGAgctaaaaaaattattagaaataaactaaaagataAGAAGATATAAAAAAAATGTGTAGTTTCATACGGATAAGCAAAAAGATTTTTAGAATttggaaaattcaaacaaaagctCTGGAGGTTCAATAGAAAAAACAGTAAGCACGATTAACACTGCCTAAGTTTGAAAATGGATGGAATGAATGAATTGCATATTTCATTAACTGCCAACCAAACATTAACTGAATATAGAGTACATATTCACACGAGGAAGTTTCAAAAAGTCAGAAAATCACTCCAACTCCTTTTTAACTTGATAGATATTGCAAAAACAATGTGACTGATGTATTTGAATGAACATATGAGATCCCAAAAGCATTAAAGAACAAGAAAATCAGATATCCATGAATTTGTCACGTTGCAAATGGGGAAAGGGGAAAGGATTAACTAATACATGCAGTGTTGTAAATGGCGGCAGGCGGTGGCGGGGCGATCAGTGACCGCCTACTGCCTCGGCCTCCTAGGTAGTGTCTAGGTGgttgaatattttttatttttttatacataatattataaataatcattattctttata from Zingiber officinale cultivar Zhangliang chromosome 4A, Zo_v1.1, whole genome shotgun sequence includes the following:
- the LOC121970296 gene encoding uncharacterized protein LOC121970296; translated protein: MARRELGSNDAVLSFQQDIYHNRSLPQIGTLLRNLILSSPFLSSPLASPALRMSNLRAICRPYSAAITLIYCSRGLGGLEFLLASRSPNLRIPSPCHDSAPFILEGHTRMGPASSASSRRTLTTRVSNWKSEKTPYETLELERDADEEKIKVAYRRLAKFYHPDVYDGRGNLVEGETAEARFIKIQAAYELLIDVEKRRQYDKDHRVNPMKASQAWVEWLMKKRKAFDQRGDMAIAAWAEQQQRELNLRARRLSRSKIDPEEERKILAREKKASIEYFSSTLKRHTLVLRKRDLMRKKAEEDKKKAISQLLAAEGLELDTDDDDDEAV